In Mangifera indica cultivar Alphonso chromosome 1, CATAS_Mindica_2.1, whole genome shotgun sequence, a single genomic region encodes these proteins:
- the LOC123229149 gene encoding mitogen-activated protein kinase-binding protein 1 isoform X3, giving the protein MVSHRMPKPLSCVAMSCDGRFIAAAESGPQPSVLVWECANLTFISELKGHLYGVECIAFSPDGEHLVSVGGYIYLWNWRNAVLVTKLKANSSCSAITSVTFSSDAKFIVTAGKKHLKFWTIGSSSRTRLNKGIELLTIHAKPVNLCLSKGSSFVSVTSPSRTKDNVANHKQATEMITIYALTDEGVLHLIRSGLSVTKSADLKVEKAFGLSASNKLIACACSNGAVQLLTIESLNYSGTLHYSMPKRCNGENTAGFDFQLVPTLPDAIACQFSTSEKLVVVYGDHSLYIWDINDVNEATRCFVLVSHSASIWDIKNLCCENMHDPSLACVARGCPGGVSFSTCSADGTTRLWDLVLQPDSLEDMIGHGSSNIEPMGTAHFVSAGIFERDTMETGVRTQGFRSMAVSSDGKYLAAGDSEGNLHIYDLTSSDYTCLKDVHDGEILTLSFSLLSKNDFSSEDGMDGHYFLASGGRDRTIHLYDVKRNFDLIETIDDHSAAVTSVKFTCNGCKILSCSADRSLVFRDIAAIDSAYKVSRCHHQLASHGTVYDMVIDPTMEIAVTVGQDKKINSFNVASGKLIRSFKQDRDFGEPIKVALDPSGSYLICSYSNKSICLYDFISGEMVTQAMGHGEVVTGVIFLPDCKHIVSVGGDGCIFAWRVPARLVCKMLQRVKENCGVLSPRNFPQPVALSQIMFCKEEDQKGGINSKHMHLIENSEGGGQRVRYHDCEPRATPAFRFSISRLPKWAQTKVTSPEIVPCNLEFPSSQHKQKVEPKNFSPLVSDYASSVHPENQTPVNHGCGDSNSCLSSLSRSSCDGSDSQGSSLAQGNASNFARDTRWQSVYTVCLDFPKSPEVPSLKDAKMPLSTQNLCVNTNKDPCPNYIGFLCDEIIADVAEQLASNKPEVQSNIDGNACHINSEHSDLFQQHFGSLSTSSKREKRKSTMRRRISARYVVRRDYDGGCKGLFDTRLWNSGANTLTSGEKSAPSCTIESPAFSVIDQHSPNKQESTKFPVEESSSDTNELVYAADQKKIIPQRNELVAGITECKKALQNLDRSAESVAELFSKLGTMASREELSSGPGAQLWDEAAQLLSSIAEKISEVAKAIQCRNEDLSGRS; this is encoded by the exons ATGGTGTCTCATCGCATGCCAAAACCTCTCAGCTGTGTTGCCATGTCATGTGACGGTCGTTTCATAGCTGCTGCAGAG TCAGGGCCTCAACCTTCAGTGTTAGTGTGGGAATGTGCCAATCTGACTTTTATATCTGAACTGAAAGGTCATCTATATGGTGTTGAGTGCATTGCTTTTTCGCCAGATG gGGAACATCTGGTGTCCGTTGGAGGGTACATTTACCTTTGGAATTGGAGGAATGCGGTGTTGGTTACCAAGCTTAAAGCAAATTCATCTTGTTCTGCCATTACATCTGTGACTTTCTCATCAGATGCAAAATTCATTGTTACTGCTGGAAAGAAACATTTGAAGTTCTGGACAATTGGATCATCTTCAAGGACTCGTTTAAACAAAGGGATAGAATTGCTAACAATTCATGCGAAGCCTGTTAATCTTTGTCTTTCTAAGGGAAGTTCATTTGTATCTGTCACATCGCCCAGCAGGACTAAGGACAATGTTGCTAATCATAAACAGGCTACTGAAATGATTACTATATATGCACTGACTGATGAAG GTGTTTTACATCTTATACGATCTGGGTTATCAGTAACAAAATCAGCTGATTTGAAG GTTGAAAAAGCTTTTGGACTATCTGCATCCAACAAGTTAATTGCTTGTGCCTGCAGTAATGGAGCCGTGCAACTTCTCACTATTGAGTCTCTCAATTATTCTGGAACGCTACACTATTCAATGCCCAAAAGgtgcaatggggaaaacactgCTGGATTTGATTTTCAACTTGTCCCTACTCTTCCTGATGCAATTGCCTGTCAGTTCTCAACCTCAGAAAAGCTTG TGGTTGTCTATGGTGAtcatagtttatatatatgggACATTAATGATGTGAATGAG GCTACCAGATGCTTTGTTCTAGTTTCACATTCTGCATCAATATGGGATATCAAGAATCTCTGTTGTGAAAACATGCACGATCCATCTCTAGCATGTGTAGCTAGGGGATGTCCTGGTGGAGTTTCTTTTTCAACATGCTCAGCTGACGGTACTACTAGGTTATGGGATCTTGTCTTGCAACCTGACTCCTTGGAAGACATGATTGGTCACGGTTCTTCAAATATTGAACCAATGGGCACTGCACATTTTG TAAGTGCAGGGATTTTCGAACGGGATACAATGGAGACAGGTGTTAGGACCCAAGGATTCCGATCAATGGCAGTTAGTTCAGATGGAAAGTACCTGGCTGCTGGTGATTCTGAGGGAAACCTCCATATCTATGATCTAACATCTTCTGATTATACGTGTTTGAAG GATGTTCATGATGGAGAGATCCTCACTTTGAGCTTCAGCTTGTTAAGCAAAAATGATTTTAGCTCTGAAGATGGTATGGACGGCCATTACTTTCTTGCATCTGGTGGAAGGGATCGAACAATTCATCTTTATGATGTTAAAAG GAATTTTGACCTCATTGAAACTATTGATGACCATTCTGCTGCTGTGACTTCTGTGAAATTTACCTGCAATGGCTGTAAGATTCTGAGTTGTAGTGCTGATAG gtccCTGGTGTTTCGTGACATTGCTGCAATAGATAGTGCTTATAAGGTCTCACGTTGCCATCATCAATTGGCATCTCATGGAACCGTATATGACATGGTTATAGATCCAACAATGGAAATTGCTGTTACAGTTGGGCAG GACAAGAAGATAAATTCGTTCAATGTTGCTTCTGGTAAGCTTATTAGATCGTTTAAGCAAGATAGAGACTTTGGAGAGCCAATAAAG GTTGCATTGGACCCAAGTGGCAGTTACCTGATTTGCTCCTACTCTAACAAATCTATCTGCTTGTATGACTTCATTAGTGGAGAGATGGTCACACAAGCCATGGGGCATGGCGAAGTCGTAACTGGTGTTATTTTCTTACCTGATTGCAAGCACATAGTTTCT GTAGGTGGTGATGGTTGTATTTTTGCATGGAGAGTGCCTGCTCGTTTAGTTTGTAAGATGCTGCAGAGAGTGAAGGAAAATTGTGGCGTATTGTCACCAAGAAACTTCCCTCAGCCAGTTGCTTTAAGTCAAATCATGTTTTGCAAAGAGGAAGACCAGAAAGGCGGAATAAATAGCAAACACATGCACTTGATAGAGAATTCCGAAGGAGGTGGACAAAGGGTGCGCTATCACGATTGTGAACCCCGAGCTACTCCAGCATTTAGATTTAGCATTTCCAGACTTCCAAAGTGGGCACAAACCAAAGTAACTAGCCCTGAAATTGTCCCCTGCAATCTTGAATTCCCTTCATCTCAG CACAAGCAGAAAGTAGAACCAAAAAATTTCTCCCCATTGGTTAGTGATTATGCTTCTTCTGTGCACCCTGAAAATCAAACTCCAGTTAATCATGGTTGCGGAGATAGCAATTCATGCCTCAGTAGCTTGTCCAGAAGTTCTTGTGATGGTAGTGACAGCCAAGGTTCATCTTTGGCGCAAGGAAATGCCAG CAATTTTGCTAGGGACACACGTTGGCAATCTGTTTATACCGTTTGCTTGGATTTTCCAAAATCCCCAGAGGTGCCGAGTTTAAAGGACGCGAAGATGCCATTGTCAACCCAAAATTTGT GTGTCAACACAAACAAAGATCCGTGTCCCAATTATATTGGCTTTCTATGCGATGAGATAATAGCCGACGTGGCAGAGCAGTTGGCATCAAATAAACCTGAGGTGCAATCAAACATCGATGGCAATGCATGCCACATAAACTCTGAACATAGTGATCTATTCCAGCAGCATTTCGGCAGTTTATCAACGTCAAGTAAG agagagaaaaggaaatcAACTATGAGACGAAGAATCTCTGCACGGTACGTTGTGCGGCGGGACTATGATGGGGGCTGCAAAGGACTTTTTGACACACGTCTCTGGAATTCAGGAGCTAATACTTTGACCTCTGGAGAAAAGTCTGCCCCCAGCTGTACAATAGAGAGTCCAGCATTCTCCGTGATAGATCAGCATTCCCCTAATAAACAG